A stretch of Elusimicrobiota bacterium DNA encodes these proteins:
- a CDS encoding DUF799 family lipoprotein: MRPILAVFLCVVLAACAASSKKTGLISNHRIALFPLANDSNDLEAPSLVRVALFKEMGKKGHLLIPMEEIDAQLKEMGVTDGGQLGAIDVERLREKIPADRFCYGTLVEFTFKSAVALSQRKVEIRLKLVDAHNGAVLYERQESGVTTRGGTDAAGDLVLNVAGKVVKSVKDGAKKLMPAQTGKKAMDATDALADVELTAETDEAIRKLLEKFPK, encoded by the coding sequence ATGAGACCAATCCTGGCTGTTTTTTTATGCGTAGTCTTGGCCGCTTGCGCGGCTTCCTCCAAAAAAACCGGTCTGATCTCAAATCATCGAATAGCCCTGTTTCCCCTGGCCAACGATTCCAACGATCTTGAGGCGCCGTCTTTGGTTCGGGTGGCTCTTTTTAAAGAGATGGGAAAGAAGGGGCATCTTCTTATTCCGATGGAAGAAATAGACGCTCAATTAAAAGAGATGGGCGTAACGGACGGCGGGCAATTGGGCGCGATCGATGTCGAACGGCTTCGGGAAAAAATACCGGCCGATCGTTTTTGTTATGGAACCCTGGTGGAGTTCACCTTTAAGAGCGCCGTGGCTTTAAGCCAGCGTAAAGTGGAAATTCGGTTGAAACTGGTGGACGCTCACAACGGAGCCGTTCTTTATGAACGCCAGGAATCCGGCGTCACCACCCGAGGAGGCACGGACGCGGCCGGGGATTTGGTTTTAAACGTGGCCGGCAAAGTGGTCAAATCAGTCAAAGACGGGGCCAAAAAATTAATGCCTGCGCAGACCGGTAAAAAAGCCATGGATGCCACCGATGCCTTGGCTGATGTGGAATTAACCGCTGAAACCGATGAAGCCATCCGCAAACTGCTTGAAAAATTCCCTAAGTAA
- the tsaB gene encoding tRNA (adenosine(37)-N6)-threonylcarbamoyltransferase complex dimerization subunit type 1 TsaB: protein MNAIAVETSGTYLSFAILKNGRIAAKLFLDAGWNHENIFWRRFPPALKKTGLRLNNLDFLAATTGPGRFTGVRLGLSIINTWAGLHQTPVFAPSVGDLMAWSCGGPSRLLRVVAFSGAYVAAEESRLKAYPALEDLFAKKAPGKTVTALYYVQENLKEKTVALAKQFGFNPKEEIPSAERLLSMALAAAKTDRRWIKPPQLPKPIYLKNTWNAPTRRK, encoded by the coding sequence TTGAACGCGATCGCCGTTGAAACATCGGGCACCTATTTAAGCTTCGCCATTCTTAAAAACGGCCGGATAGCGGCCAAATTATTCTTGGATGCGGGATGGAACCATGAAAACATTTTTTGGCGGCGCTTCCCCCCGGCCCTCAAAAAGACGGGCCTGAGGCTGAACAACCTTGATTTTTTAGCCGCAACCACCGGACCGGGCCGCTTCACCGGAGTACGCTTGGGCCTGAGCATCATCAACACCTGGGCCGGCCTTCATCAAACCCCCGTTTTCGCGCCTTCGGTCGGCGATCTGATGGCCTGGTCCTGCGGCGGCCCTAGCCGTCTGCTGCGCGTCGTGGCGTTCAGCGGAGCCTATGTGGCCGCCGAAGAATCCCGGCTGAAGGCTTATCCTGCACTTGAGGATTTATTCGCCAAAAAAGCTCCCGGTAAAACCGTGACGGCGCTCTACTACGTTCAAGAAAACCTCAAGGAAAAAACCGTGGCCCTGGCGAAACAATTCGGATTCAACCCTAAAGAAGAAATTCCCAGCGCAGAGCGGCTTTTATCCATGGCTTTAGCCGCGGCCAAAACGGATCGACGCTGGATCAAGCCCCCGCAATTGCCCAAACCGATTTATCTAAAGAATACTTGGAACGCGCCGACGCGCCGGAAATAA
- a CDS encoding pantoate--beta-alanine ligase produces MRVVTDLNELRRARLALTEPLGFVPTMGYLHEGHLSLVQRAKEECASVIISVFVNPAQFGPHEDFERYPRTLDHDLHMLKDLNPDLVWAPSVGTIYPEGFQTYINVERMSLPLEGTVRPGHFRGVATVVAKLFNQVQPQYAYFGQKDAQQLTVIRRMALDLNMPVHIVACPIIREADGLAMSSRNGYLNPNERRAAVILHQALEAARLAYNRGERQPETLKSAMRKIILNEPLARIDYVSISRPETLVELDVLGPNALFSLAVRIGSTRLIDNFLLEAGRWQTGRLSSGSLSYAAGH; encoded by the coding sequence ATGCGGGTCGTCACTGATCTCAACGAACTTCGCCGAGCGAGGCTTGCTCTGACCGAGCCCCTTGGTTTTGTACCCACGATGGGCTACCTCCACGAAGGGCATCTATCGTTGGTTCAACGGGCCAAGGAAGAATGCGCCTCGGTGATCATCAGCGTCTTCGTCAACCCGGCCCAATTCGGCCCTCATGAAGATTTTGAACGCTACCCGCGCACCCTGGATCATGATCTTCATATGCTCAAGGATCTCAACCCCGATCTTGTCTGGGCGCCTTCTGTCGGAACCATTTACCCTGAAGGCTTTCAGACCTATATCAATGTCGAACGAATGTCCCTGCCCCTGGAGGGAACGGTCCGGCCCGGGCATTTCCGCGGCGTGGCCACGGTTGTCGCCAAGCTATTTAATCAGGTTCAACCTCAATACGCTTATTTCGGGCAAAAAGACGCCCAGCAATTGACCGTCATCCGGCGCATGGCCCTTGATTTGAATATGCCGGTCCATATTGTGGCCTGCCCGATTATCCGGGAAGCGGACGGCTTGGCCATGTCGTCAAGAAACGGTTATTTAAATCCGAATGAGCGCCGGGCGGCCGTGATTCTTCATCAAGCGCTCGAAGCGGCGCGCTTGGCTTATAACCGGGGAGAGCGCCAGCCCGAAACGCTTAAAAGCGCCATGCGCAAAATCATCCTCAACGAACCCCTGGCCAGAATCGACTATGTTTCCATCAGCCGCCCGGAAACGCTTGTGGAGCTTGACGTCCTGGGCCCGAACGCGCTTTTCTCCCTGGCTGTGCGCATCGGCTCAACGAGACTAATCGATAATTTTCTTCTTGAAGCGGGGCGCTGGCAAACAGGCCGCTTATCGTCCGGGAGTCTTTCCTATGCTGCTGGCCATTGA
- the panB gene encoding 3-methyl-2-oxobutanoate hydroxymethyltransferase — protein MNDHLTPAQKITIADVQRKKLERQPITMLTAYDYPTALAVDQAGIDSILVGDSLGMVVLGYETTLPVTMEDMIHHAKAVSRGAKRALLIGDMPFLSYQASVAEAVKNAGRFLQEAGMDAVKLEGGREMLNAVKAIIAAGIPVMGHLGLTPQSVRKFGGFKSQGRTAQAALKILDDALALEAAGCFAVVLESIPDRVASFISQRLSIPTVGIGAGSGCDGQILVLHDMLGFFDRFTPKFVRRYGQLHQNIAGAIAAYKKDVETKMFPVHDHAYAINDAEWEYFLKEAEHSYAGRH, from the coding sequence ATGAACGATCATCTTACGCCTGCCCAAAAAATCACCATTGCCGACGTTCAACGTAAAAAACTTGAACGTCAACCCATCACGATGCTCACCGCCTATGATTACCCGACGGCGTTGGCCGTGGATCAGGCCGGGATCGACTCGATTCTGGTCGGGGATTCGCTCGGCATGGTGGTTCTAGGCTATGAAACGACGTTGCCCGTCACCATGGAGGACATGATCCATCATGCCAAGGCCGTCTCCAGAGGCGCCAAACGCGCGCTCTTGATCGGTGATATGCCGTTTCTATCGTATCAAGCCTCCGTTGCCGAAGCCGTCAAAAACGCGGGGCGGTTCCTTCAGGAAGCGGGGATGGATGCGGTCAAACTCGAAGGCGGCCGGGAAATGCTCAACGCGGTCAAGGCCATTATCGCCGCAGGGATTCCGGTGATGGGCCATTTGGGGCTGACCCCTCAATCCGTGCGTAAATTCGGCGGTTTTAAGAGTCAGGGGCGAACCGCGCAAGCCGCTTTAAAAATATTAGACGATGCACTGGCTCTTGAGGCAGCCGGGTGTTTTGCCGTTGTTTTGGAATCCATCCCGGATCGAGTGGCATCGTTTATTTCCCAGCGCTTGTCCATCCCCACCGTAGGCATCGGCGCAGGCTCAGGCTGCGATGGGCAAATTCTGGTGCTCCACGATATGCTCGGATTTTTTGACCGGTTCACCCCGAAATTCGTCCGGCGCTACGGTCAATTACATCAAAACATAGCCGGCGCTATCGCCGCTTATAAAAAGGATGTGGAAACGAAAATGTTTCCGGTCCATGATCACGCTTACGCCATCAATGATGCCGAATGGGAATATTTTTTGAAGGAGGCCGAACATTCCTATGCGGGTCGTCACTGA
- a CDS encoding prohibitin family protein: MYFTLAAIIAAVLLILNRNSWLDFKHGVLWDQLSVLLVRYAGGLFALAIIATLADDAVVIVPAGHRAVVYDVLQKGVRPKPLGEGLNFVMPFVQQVTLMDVRVQKDTYDATAQSKDLQTVHSKVTLNYRPDPGQTPIIYRDFGLGYADKVISPAVQEAIKQATARFTAEELVTRRDDVKRMIRDVVDHQVRFAHIKTEEIYITDFEFSRSFAESIEQKQVAEQQALKAKRDLDRIKVEAEQKIATARAEAESLKMQRDAITSQLIQLRQVEVQKLAIEKWNGQMPQVMMSDKGATPLLDLTSMRPGGH; encoded by the coding sequence ATGTATTTCACGCTAGCCGCAATTATCGCCGCCGTTCTGCTCATTTTAAACAGAAACAGCTGGCTCGACTTCAAACACGGGGTTCTCTGGGATCAGCTTTCCGTGCTGTTGGTGCGCTATGCCGGAGGTTTGTTCGCCTTGGCCATCATCGCGACGTTGGCCGATGACGCGGTTGTCATCGTTCCGGCCGGCCACCGGGCCGTTGTTTATGATGTGCTGCAGAAAGGCGTACGCCCCAAGCCGCTGGGCGAAGGGTTGAACTTTGTGATGCCCTTCGTGCAGCAAGTGACGCTCATGGACGTGCGCGTTCAAAAAGACACGTACGATGCCACGGCCCAATCCAAAGACCTCCAAACCGTTCACTCAAAAGTCACCTTAAACTACCGTCCCGATCCCGGTCAAACGCCTATCATTTACAGGGATTTCGGGCTTGGTTATGCGGACAAGGTGATCAGCCCCGCTGTTCAAGAGGCCATTAAACAAGCCACGGCCCGCTTCACCGCCGAAGAACTCGTCACCCGGCGCGACGACGTCAAACGCATGATTCGCGACGTGGTCGATCACCAGGTTCGATTCGCCCATATCAAAACCGAAGAAATCTATATTACGGACTTTGAATTCTCGCGCTCCTTTGCGGAGTCCATTGAGCAAAAGCAGGTCGCGGAACAGCAGGCTCTGAAAGCAAAACGCGACCTGGACAGAATTAAGGTTGAGGCCGAGCAAAAAATCGCCACGGCCCGCGCCGAAGCCGAATCGCTGAAAATGCAGCGCGACGCGATCACGTCCCAGCTCATTCAATTGCGCCAAGTCGAGGTTCAGAAACTGGCGATTGAAAAATGGAACGGACAAATGCCCCAGGTCATGATGAGCGACAAAGGGGCCACCCCGTTACTTGATTTAACCAGCATGCGGCCCGGCGGCCACTAA
- a CDS encoding CoA transferase produces MTFGAVSAKPPLSGVRVLDLSRILPGPFASMVLSDLGAEVTNVVMPKMIDPLLAWFPSGPAHAMLSATLYRGKKSAVINFKKEEGRRLVLRLAKQADVFIEGFRAGTLSKIGLGYRDIVRVNPKIIYCSLSGYGQTGPMRHWASHDINYLAYAGLLSLVGEAGRPPVLAPLPIGDIGGGSLFAAIAVIAALYERKISGRGQFVDAAILDGLFSWMFLPYAEHLANGGLKRGCLQLAGRDPFYGVYETADGRHLAVGAVEMVYRERLLTLVGREDLKQYLGDIGRWEFLRKELSTILKTKTLEQWRAILEGPETCVSPVLTLDEALTNDHLQARGRVRKGALPMIGHPFAFSRSKIKTRLKPFRVGRDTLGVLRGLGLKTERINDLRRKRIVQ; encoded by the coding sequence ATGACATTTGGCGCGGTTTCGGCCAAGCCTCCTCTTTCCGGGGTCAGGGTTTTGGATTTGAGCCGGATTTTGCCCGGGCCTTTCGCGAGCATGGTTTTATCTGATTTGGGCGCGGAAGTAACCAATGTGGTGATGCCTAAAATGATCGATCCTTTATTGGCATGGTTTCCTTCGGGACCGGCACACGCCATGCTTTCCGCGACACTCTATCGCGGTAAAAAATCCGCGGTTATTAATTTCAAGAAAGAAGAAGGGCGGCGCTTGGTTTTACGATTGGCCAAGCAAGCCGATGTTTTTATCGAGGGTTTTCGCGCGGGCACGCTGTCGAAAATCGGTCTGGGCTACCGGGACATCGTCCGGGTCAACCCCAAGATTATTTATTGCTCGCTGTCGGGGTACGGGCAAACCGGGCCCATGCGCCATTGGGCGAGCCATGACATCAATTATCTGGCCTACGCCGGTTTGCTGTCTTTGGTCGGGGAAGCCGGCCGGCCGCCCGTTCTTGCGCCGTTGCCCATCGGCGATATCGGCGGGGGAAGTTTATTCGCCGCGATCGCCGTGATTGCGGCTCTTTATGAGCGCAAGATCAGCGGGCGCGGGCAATTCGTCGACGCCGCCATTCTTGACGGCCTTTTTTCTTGGATGTTTTTGCCCTATGCCGAGCATTTGGCTAACGGCGGGTTAAAACGCGGCTGTCTGCAATTGGCCGGGCGCGATCCTTTTTACGGCGTATATGAAACAGCCGACGGGCGGCATTTGGCCGTGGGCGCGGTGGAGATGGTTTATCGGGAACGGCTGTTGACCTTGGTCGGCCGGGAGGATTTGAAACAATACCTAGGCGATATCGGGCGCTGGGAGTTTTTAAGAAAAGAGTTGTCGACGATCTTAAAGACCAAGACCCTTGAGCAATGGCGTGCGATCCTGGAAGGCCCGGAAACCTGCGTGTCGCCTGTTTTGACGCTCGATGAAGCTTTGACCAACGACCATCTTCAGGCGCGGGGAAGAGTCCGCAAAGGAGCGCTCCCAATGATCGGGCATCCTTTCGCTTTTTCCCGGTCCAAAATAAAGACGCGGCTTAAGCCGTTTCGCGTGGGCCGCGATACGCTTGGCGTTTTGCGCGGCCTGGGGTTAAAAACGGAAAGAATTAACGATCTGCGCCGAAAGCGGATCGTCCAGTAG
- a CDS encoding CoA-binding protein — MSEKEPFCEVPAFNASSEEMAGILKTAKTIAVVGLSPKPERPSHDVARYLKARGYKIIPVNPGHKEILGEPCYPSLLEVPEKVDLVDIFRETAAVPDIVDQAIKIKAKAVWMQLGIIHNEAAKKAKAAGLKVVMNACTKVEHMGLGS; from the coding sequence ATGTCTGAAAAAGAGCCCTTCTGCGAGGTTCCTGCTTTCAACGCCTCATCCGAAGAAATGGCCGGAATCCTAAAAACAGCCAAAACCATCGCCGTGGTCGGGCTTTCCCCGAAACCTGAGCGGCCCAGCCATGATGTGGCCAGGTACCTGAAAGCTCGGGGTTACAAAATTATTCCGGTTAATCCCGGGCACAAAGAAATTCTGGGCGAACCTTGCTACCCCTCGCTTCTCGAAGTCCCGGAAAAAGTGGATTTGGTGGATATTTTCCGCGAGACGGCGGCTGTTCCCGACATCGTGGATCAAGCCATTAAAATCAAAGCCAAAGCCGTTTGGATGCAATTAGGCATCATCCACAATGAAGCCGCTAAAAAAGCGAAGGCCGCGGGCTTAAAAGTGGTCATGAACGCCTGCACCAAAGTCGAACACATGGGGCTTGGCTCATGA